A window from Ruminiclostridium josui JCM 17888 encodes these proteins:
- a CDS encoding type I polyketide synthase: MSKNSLENEKIAIIGMGCRLPGGINNPDDFWNFMMEGKTAIVDVPKDRWDVKKFYSENKEMPGKMYVKKGGFLDAKIDHFDPLFFGISPREAVSMDPQQRVLLEVVWEAFEDAGIDATSMIGSNTGVFVGGFTLDGMLNQMSALNREMAGPFTAASSTMTMISNRISHLYDFRGPSVSMDTACSSSLVAFHFGCRSLQNKDCDVAVVGGVNIMLRPEYPIAMCKAGLLSPDGYSKSFDERANGYGRGEGAGILILKPLSKALADGNYIYATVKETGVNQDGHTTTGISVPNPDAQVELMKKVLENAKLSPKHISYVEAHGTGTAKGDPIEVKSIGTVYGQGRSDDERCIVGSVKANVGHTEGASGITALIKLALCIKNRKIPPQANLININPELHLDELGLKLPLEACDLPGKKGETYVAVNSFGYGGTNAHAILQDYATCNENNISKTADEEEFSNPYMLFLSGRAEGALKETAQRYAEFLKANKSNSLRDICFSSLHHRAQHKYRIALIGDSCEELISQLESFKNGEKDAQIIKGNFSEKKEPVFIFTGMGPQWWAMGRELLQKEPVFLKTAKEIDEIFKKYAGWSILEEMMADEENSKMSDTMVAQPANFLIQACLLHLYESWGIKPAAVVGHSVGEVSSSYAAGVLTMEEAVFVSYHRSRIQKKAAGKGGMLAVGMNEVEANAMIEMLEEPVSIAAINSDTSITLSGDMEGLKKISEKLEVKGIFNRMLKVEVPYHSSFMEEFKDEVLDVFSKLKPKTPTIPLYSTVTGLQVNDISYDAEYWFDNMRGSVLFAKAMKTMLNDGYSLFLEVGPHPVLSTSIREIVTSLGIKATNLMSLRRSQPEYATFLSSICNLYVAGCDINATKYFGNSAQYVKLPLYPWQRESYWIESEDSLDDRLGNIEHPLLGRKIAAPQDTWESSITEQYLPFLPDHVVEDLIVLPAASYVETSLAVSSYILKDERKGHVLEDINFKKALVINKNFEPKIQVSYNKNNNEIKIFSRSENDKFTWTCHATAKVSDSKILEVSHSDLEALKMRCPEEVDPETLYKELSMRGLQYGNMFQVIKKLYRADNEVLSYIYGDESVYDKSIEYAFHPTLLDGCFQSLIAALPVGENNTTYLPVHIDQLIVYKTPEKGFYSYGRLTSTTSDFIEGDILIIDENGDAIAQVKGLVCQSINERKDSLNEKLSQKLYNYVWEKTDISAAEEKPCKWLVFHNSDVFSENIVSRLQNNNQNTVISVVASDFFTKENDTFYRLEKGKYDDFEKLFNEVDIKSLDGIIYLWNYDESEAGELSGIQEVKTCFHMIRAFFKTNMFNLRIYVVTKGLQVVTPTDIPNMNQAALVGLSRVSFNEYPDCMTTLLDVDPDDLDTSISLVYNEIMLGSNEDDVAFRKGDRYVHVLNREDINNLTNSNKNIEKLEPGQAEAFYMTLSTDEDNEQEKIKLISKKLSSPCFGEVEIELKALSLNSNTISHVLRSDKPSLMEISGTVTNIGENVSDYKVGDKVMGFVNSTIESHITTSVDSSSLIVMDDSMDFYEAASSKIPLITAHYILNYLLRILDAEKIFLTKAPDEFLKSIVQFAKIRNCEVYCIAGNEEEFEYFKEQGYENIVIAYSTDFLSDISSITKDNVSSAFIDFTGSNKFKNNSRLHSLLERFVIVKLPNSQNNGDLFEVSCNKNFTISIVDIAKLFAVDRNLVKRLFAEVVDKLQKREICLPQQSKSSLASIMEMDIKDVDMQLSGNNVLCFDDKNEVSIYSKKESNQLFQCNATYLITGGFGGFGKEIALWMAKSGVKNLVITSRRGDSTPEAKAIVKEIQNLGCNVKSYALDITDYDAVSKMICDIKDNLPDLKGVIHSAAVLNDGLIVDLSDEEFTKVLNPKILGALNLHKATLSENLEFFIMFSSVSLLVGNARQSNYVAANAFLDYFAQYRASQGLPATSISWGALGSNGMAEDEKVKNNLLNMGMNMISISESLYSLEKVIKSKPVLIGIADVDWGKWRDYDPQVAASPRFANLVISKDQAESSEVNTIIQLLSSVGKNERIDMLNIILSEIIGECLHISTDRIDINESITNIGIDSLLSYELKVAIYSKLGVEISTLELLKGISIVQLSSSIIQRLGLTDDKVDTETNNDEVQNIDNMSEEELDKLLTLI, encoded by the coding sequence ATGTCAAAGAATAGTCTAGAAAACGAAAAGATTGCTATTATTGGAATGGGCTGTAGATTGCCTGGGGGAATCAATAACCCTGATGATTTCTGGAATTTTATGATGGAGGGCAAAACAGCAATAGTAGATGTACCGAAAGACAGATGGGATGTTAAAAAGTTCTATAGTGAAAACAAAGAAATGCCAGGAAAAATGTACGTAAAAAAAGGTGGATTTCTTGATGCCAAAATAGATCATTTTGATCCGCTATTTTTTGGTATTTCTCCTAGAGAGGCAGTAAGTATGGATCCTCAACAAAGGGTATTGCTGGAGGTTGTCTGGGAAGCATTTGAAGATGCAGGAATTGATGCAACCAGTATGATAGGTTCAAATACTGGCGTATTTGTCGGAGGATTTACTCTTGATGGTATGCTTAATCAGATGAGTGCACTGAACCGAGAAATGGCGGGCCCTTTTACTGCTGCTAGTTCAACTATGACTATGATTTCAAACAGAATATCTCATTTATACGATTTTCGTGGACCTAGTGTTTCTATGGATACAGCCTGCTCATCGTCACTTGTGGCATTTCATTTTGGTTGTCGCTCTCTCCAAAATAAAGATTGTGATGTAGCAGTAGTAGGTGGAGTAAATATTATGCTTCGTCCTGAATACCCAATTGCAATGTGTAAAGCTGGGTTACTATCTCCTGACGGTTATTCAAAGAGTTTTGACGAACGTGCTAACGGATATGGACGTGGCGAAGGAGCCGGAATATTAATATTAAAGCCACTTTCAAAGGCTTTGGCTGATGGAAACTACATTTATGCTACAGTTAAGGAAACTGGTGTTAACCAGGATGGTCATACTACAACAGGAATATCTGTTCCAAATCCTGATGCTCAAGTTGAATTAATGAAAAAAGTATTAGAAAATGCAAAGCTTTCTCCAAAGCATATATCATATGTAGAAGCTCACGGAACAGGTACTGCTAAGGGAGACCCTATAGAAGTTAAATCCATAGGTACTGTTTATGGACAAGGCCGTTCAGATGATGAGAGATGTATTGTAGGTTCTGTAAAGGCAAATGTTGGACATACTGAAGGAGCTTCTGGAATTACGGCATTAATCAAGTTGGCACTTTGTATTAAAAATCGAAAGATTCCCCCTCAAGCTAATTTGATAAACATTAATCCTGAGCTACACTTAGATGAACTTGGGTTAAAACTTCCTCTTGAGGCGTGTGATTTGCCAGGGAAAAAAGGTGAGACATACGTTGCTGTAAATTCATTTGGATATGGGGGTACAAATGCCCACGCGATTCTTCAGGATTATGCTACTTGTAATGAGAATAATATATCGAAAACAGCCGATGAAGAGGAATTTTCAAACCCATATATGCTTTTCTTATCAGGTCGTGCTGAAGGTGCGTTAAAAGAAACTGCCCAAAGGTATGCGGAGTTTTTGAAGGCCAATAAGTCGAATTCTTTGAGAGACATCTGCTTCAGTTCATTACATCACAGAGCTCAACATAAATATAGAATAGCTTTAATAGGAGATAGTTGTGAAGAGCTGATTAGTCAATTAGAATCATTTAAAAATGGTGAAAAGGATGCTCAAATTATTAAGGGGAACTTTTCAGAAAAGAAAGAGCCTGTTTTCATTTTCACTGGAATGGGACCTCAATGGTGGGCGATGGGTCGAGAATTACTACAAAAAGAGCCTGTCTTTTTAAAAACAGCAAAAGAGATAGATGAAATTTTCAAAAAGTATGCAGGATGGTCAATACTTGAGGAAATGATGGCAGACGAAGAGAATTCGAAGATGAGTGATACGATGGTTGCCCAGCCGGCAAACTTTTTAATTCAGGCATGCCTGCTTCATTTATATGAATCATGGGGAATAAAGCCAGCAGCTGTTGTGGGACATAGTGTAGGAGAAGTATCATCTTCATATGCCGCAGGCGTGCTGACCATGGAGGAAGCTGTATTTGTAAGTTATCATAGGAGTAGAATTCAGAAAAAAGCTGCCGGAAAAGGTGGAATGCTTGCAGTAGGAATGAATGAAGTAGAAGCAAATGCTATGATTGAAATGCTGGAAGAACCTGTTTCTATAGCAGCAATTAATAGTGATACATCAATTACTCTCTCTGGTGATATGGAAGGTCTGAAAAAGATTTCTGAAAAGCTTGAAGTAAAAGGTATCTTTAATAGGATGTTAAAGGTTGAAGTTCCATATCATAGTTCTTTTATGGAAGAATTTAAAGATGAAGTATTGGATGTTTTTTCAAAACTAAAACCTAAGACTCCTACTATACCTCTTTATTCAACTGTTACTGGTCTACAAGTTAATGATATTTCCTATGACGCAGAATATTGGTTTGATAACATGAGAGGAAGTGTATTGTTTGCGAAAGCTATGAAAACAATGCTAAACGATGGATATTCTCTATTCCTTGAAGTTGGTCCTCATCCAGTATTATCAACATCAATTAGGGAAATTGTAACATCATTAGGGATAAAGGCAACTAATTTGATGTCTTTAAGACGTAGCCAACCAGAATATGCTACTTTCTTGAGTTCAATATGTAATCTTTATGTGGCGGGATGTGACATTAATGCTACTAAGTATTTTGGCAATAGTGCCCAATATGTGAAACTGCCGCTTTATCCTTGGCAAAGAGAAAGTTATTGGATAGAATCAGAAGATTCTTTGGATGATCGTCTTGGAAATATAGAACACCCGCTTTTGGGAAGGAAGATAGCAGCACCACAGGATACATGGGAAAGTAGCATAACGGAGCAGTATTTGCCATTCCTACCTGACCATGTGGTAGAAGATCTAATTGTTCTTCCAGCTGCTTCATATGTTGAGACTAGTCTAGCTGTAAGCAGTTACATATTAAAAGATGAAAGAAAAGGACATGTACTTGAAGATATTAATTTTAAGAAGGCATTGGTAATAAACAAAAATTTTGAGCCTAAAATTCAAGTTTCGTATAATAAAAACAATAATGAAATAAAGATTTTCAGTAGGTCTGAGAATGATAAATTTACATGGACATGCCATGCAACAGCAAAAGTTTCTGACTCAAAAATATTGGAAGTAAGTCATTCTGATTTAGAAGCTTTAAAAATGAGATGTCCAGAAGAAGTTGACCCTGAAACACTATATAAAGAATTGAGTATGAGGGGATTGCAATACGGAAATATGTTTCAGGTAATTAAGAAACTTTACCGTGCAGACAATGAGGTTTTATCATATATTTATGGAGATGAATCTGTTTATGATAAGTCCATTGAGTATGCATTTCATCCTACATTGCTTGATGGGTGTTTCCAGTCGCTAATAGCTGCACTTCCAGTTGGGGAAAATAATACTACATATCTTCCAGTACATATAGACCAACTGATTGTTTATAAAACTCCTGAAAAAGGATTTTATAGCTATGGCAGACTTACTAGTACAACATCTGATTTCATCGAAGGAGATATCCTTATTATTGATGAAAATGGTGATGCTATCGCTCAAGTAAAAGGACTAGTTTGTCAGTCTATAAATGAGCGTAAAGATTCACTAAACGAAAAACTTTCACAAAAATTATATAACTATGTATGGGAGAAAACAGATATTTCTGCAGCAGAGGAAAAACCATGTAAATGGCTTGTTTTCCACAACAGTGATGTATTCTCAGAAAACATAGTTAGTAGACTTCAGAATAACAATCAAAATACTGTAATTTCTGTTGTTGCATCAGATTTCTTCACTAAAGAAAATGATACCTTCTACAGACTTGAGAAGGGTAAATACGACGATTTTGAAAAATTATTTAATGAAGTAGATATCAAATCCCTAGACGGTATTATTTATTTATGGAATTATGATGAGTCTGAGGCAGGTGAACTTTCTGGAATTCAAGAAGTCAAAACTTGTTTCCATATGATAAGAGCATTTTTCAAAACTAATATGTTTAATTTGAGAATCTATGTTGTTACAAAGGGTTTACAAGTTGTTACTCCAACAGATATTCCAAATATGAATCAAGCTGCACTTGTTGGTTTATCCAGAGTTTCATTTAATGAGTATCCTGACTGTATGACAACATTACTAGATGTTGACCCCGATGATTTGGACACATCCATTTCCCTCGTATACAACGAAATAATGCTTGGCTCCAACGAGGATGATGTTGCATTTAGAAAAGGAGATAGGTATGTACATGTTTTGAATAGAGAAGATATTAATAATTTGACCAATAGCAATAAAAATATAGAGAAACTTGAGCCAGGTCAAGCAGAGGCTTTCTATATGACTTTATCGACTGATGAAGACAATGAGCAAGAGAAAATCAAGCTTATTAGCAAAAAACTGAGTTCTCCATGCTTTGGTGAAGTTGAAATAGAGTTAAAAGCTTTATCATTAAACAGTAATACTATTTCACATGTTCTAAGAAGTGATAAACCTTCATTGATGGAAATTTCTGGAACAGTTACTAATATAGGAGAAAATGTCTCTGATTATAAAGTAGGCGACAAGGTAATGGGATTTGTGAATAGTACTATTGAATCCCATATAACGACGTCTGTTGATTCATCTTCACTAATTGTAATGGATGATAGTATGGATTTCTATGAGGCGGCTTCTTCGAAAATTCCTCTTATTACGGCACATTATATACTTAATTATTTACTAAGGATATTGGACGCAGAGAAGATATTTTTAACCAAGGCTCCAGATGAATTCTTAAAATCCATAGTGCAGTTTGCAAAGATTAGAAATTGTGAAGTTTACTGTATAGCTGGTAACGAAGAGGAATTTGAATATTTCAAAGAGCAGGGATATGAAAATATTGTTATTGCCTACTCAACAGATTTCCTTAGTGATATATCAAGTATAACAAAGGATAATGTTTCTAGTGCCTTTATTGATTTTACAGGAAGTAATAAGTTCAAGAATAATTCTAGACTTCATTCTTTGCTAGAACGATTTGTTATTGTTAAATTGCCAAATTCTCAGAATAATGGTGATTTATTTGAAGTAAGTTGCAACAAGAACTTTACAATTTCAATTGTAGATATAGCAAAACTATTTGCAGTGGATAGAAATCTTGTAAAAAGACTTTTTGCTGAGGTAGTAGATAAGTTGCAAAAGAGAGAGATTTGTCTGCCGCAACAGAGTAAGAGCAGTTTAGCATCAATAATGGAAATGGACATTAAAGATGTTGATATGCAATTATCTGGTAATAATGTATTGTGCTTTGATGACAAGAACGAGGTAAGCATATATAGCAAAAAGGAAAGCAATCAATTATTCCAATGCAATGCGACGTACCTTATAACAGGTGGTTTCGGAGGCTTTGGTAAAGAAATAGCTTTGTGGATGGCAAAAAGCGGAGTGAAGAATTTAGTAATAACTAGTAGACGAGGAGACTCTACTCCTGAGGCGAAAGCAATTGTTAAAGAAATTCAAAACCTGGGTTGTAATGTAAAATCCTATGCACTTGACATAACTGATTATGATGCAGTTAGCAAAATGATATGTGATATAAAAGATAATCTTCCGGATTTAAAAGGTGTAATTCATTCTGCTGCTGTACTTAATGACGGATTGATTGTTGATTTAAGTGATGAAGAATTTACAAAGGTTTTGAATCCAAAAATCCTTGGAGCACTAAATCTTCATAAGGCTACCTTAAGTGAAAATCTGGAGTTCTTTATCATGTTCTCATCTGTTTCACTATTAGTTGGAAACGCGAGACAGTCAAATTATGTTGCTGCAAATGCATTCCTAGATTACTTTGCACAATACAGGGCATCACAAGGCTTACCAGCAACAAGTATTAGTTGGGGAGCACTTGGCTCAAATGGTATGGCAGAAGATGAAAAAGTAAAAAATAATTTGCTCAATATGGGTATGAACATGATTTCCATAAGTGAATCACTTTATTCCCTTGAAAAAGTCATTAAGAGTAAACCAGTTCTGATTGGTATAGCAGATGTAGATTGGGGTAAATGGAGAGATTATGATCCTCAGGTAGCAGCTTCACCAAGGTTTGCTAACTTGGTGATTTCAAAGGATCAAGCAGAGTCCAGTGAAGTGAATACAATTATACAATTACTGAGCTCAGTTGGTAAGAATGAAAGAATTGATATGCTAAATATCATATTGAGTGAAATAATCGGAGAGTGTCTGCATATTTCTACAGATAGAATTGATATTAATGAATCAATAACTAATATAGGTATAGATTCTCTGCTATCTTACGAATTAAAAGTGGCTATTTATTCAAAATTGGGAGTTGAGATTTCTACGTTGGAATTACTTAAAGGAATAAGTATAGTCCAGCTTTCATCATCTATAATTCAAAGACTCGGGTTAACAGATGATAAAGTAGATACTGAAACTAATAATGACGAAGTGCAAAATATTGATAACATGAGTGAAGAAGAGCTTGATAAACTTCTTACACTTATATAA
- a CDS encoding aminotransferase class I/II-fold pyridoxal phosphate-dependent enzyme — protein sequence MSTPNIAGLSLEEKRELAKKLLNSKGNLKNNTQTEKKTDEKVILSEYYNFDEFPEYKELFQRNKNIESLNIRNQFFDTHNDVNDNVIEIDNKEYINYSGYNYLGFSGAADINEFTKKAIDKYGTSASASRIVSGDLDLHRELEKEIADIIGTEECVVSVSGYGTNLSTIGYLIRPSKDVIFYDALCHNSIMAGAVKSGARRIPFAHNDVSDLERLLNENRNSYERALIIVEGVYSMDGDIVKLPEILNLKNKYKALLMIDEAHSMGVIGKNGFGVREYFDIKGSDVDIWMGTLSKSFASCGGYIAGSKSLIEMLKNFAPGLIMYSAGLTPTNASAALAAIRKMRKEPECVTRLIENSKLFLRLAKEKGLETGLCENTPIVPVLIKNSIQCIILANNLFEKGINVHPIMYPAVPEGDSRLRFFITAKHTEEQIRYTVDTIAEELKKIRDKF from the coding sequence ATGAGTACCCCAAATATTGCAGGTTTATCCCTTGAAGAAAAGAGAGAGTTAGCAAAGAAACTGCTTAATTCAAAGGGAAACTTAAAAAATAATACACAAACAGAAAAGAAAACAGATGAAAAAGTTATTTTAAGTGAGTACTATAACTTTGATGAATTCCCAGAATACAAGGAACTGTTTCAAAGAAACAAAAACATTGAGAGCTTGAATATTAGAAATCAATTTTTTGATACTCATAATGATGTTAATGATAATGTTATAGAAATAGATAATAAAGAGTACATAAATTATTCAGGATATAATTATCTTGGCTTTTCTGGAGCCGCAGACATAAATGAATTTACTAAAAAAGCAATTGACAAGTACGGTACATCTGCCTCTGCTAGTAGAATTGTTTCCGGTGATCTAGACCTTCATCGGGAACTTGAAAAAGAAATTGCCGATATCATAGGAACTGAGGAATGTGTAGTTTCTGTAAGTGGATATGGTACAAATTTGTCAACTATTGGTTACTTAATTCGACCTAGCAAAGATGTTATTTTTTATGATGCTCTATGTCATAACAGTATTATGGCAGGAGCGGTTAAGTCAGGTGCTAGAAGAATTCCTTTTGCTCATAATGATGTTTCCGATCTGGAACGTTTGTTGAATGAGAACCGTAATAGCTATGAACGCGCACTAATTATAGTAGAAGGTGTTTATAGTATGGATGGTGATATTGTTAAGCTTCCTGAAATACTAAATTTGAAAAATAAGTATAAGGCACTCCTGATGATAGATGAAGCCCACTCCATGGGAGTTATTGGTAAGAATGGATTTGGTGTAAGAGAGTACTTTGATATCAAAGGCAGTGATGTGGATATTTGGATGGGAACATTGAGTAAAAGCTTTGCTAGCTGTGGCGGGTATATTGCAGGCTCAAAATCATTAATTGAAATGTTAAAGAATTTTGCTCCTGGACTTATCATGTATAGTGCAGGACTTACTCCTACAAATGCCTCAGCTGCATTGGCAGCAATTAGAAAAATGAGAAAAGAACCAGAATGTGTTACTCGACTTATAGAAAACTCAAAATTATTTTTAAGATTGGCCAAAGAAAAGGGACTAGAGACAGGGCTGTGCGAAAATACACCTATTGTACCTGTGCTTATTAAAAACTCCATACAGTGTATTATATTAGCTAATAATCTTTTTGAAAAAGGCATAAACGTACATCCTATTATGTATCCAGCTGTACCTGAAGGAGATTCAAGACTTAGGTTCTTTATTACTGCAAAACACACAGAAGAACAAATCAGATATACAGTTGACACAATAGCAGAGGAACTCAAAAAGATAAGAGATAAATTTTAA
- a CDS encoding 4Fe-4S dicluster domain-containing protein, whose amino-acid sequence MKTVIIYESSYMGNTKMLAEAMASSCGATLFTVDEAKKHDLSEFLLFGFGSGIMFGKHSKKLLDFVDELPNIKKKAFIFSSKCQPYIGKYHDTLREKLKSKGFEVLDKEFGCRGFDFTGPLIGFGGLNKYHPTPKDIFNAKIFARKIVHMASPIRGFEDRCEMTGTHNGHNVWKLKNSNSEIHGTKVAIDHEHCISCGNCVQSCPTNVFEWMEINNSQKKPDPVRELYCVQCSICELGCPKGAVYVNATWWDGIKVVRRLGKK is encoded by the coding sequence ATGAAAACAGTAATTATTTATGAATCAAGTTATATGGGAAATACCAAGATGTTAGCTGAGGCAATGGCATCTTCATGTGGAGCTACACTGTTTACCGTTGATGAGGCAAAAAAGCATGATCTTTCCGAGTTTTTGTTGTTTGGCTTTGGTTCGGGCATTATGTTTGGAAAACACAGCAAAAAATTGTTAGACTTTGTTGATGAGTTGCCAAATATAAAGAAGAAAGCTTTCATTTTTTCATCTAAATGTCAGCCATACATTGGAAAGTATCATGATACACTTCGAGAGAAGTTAAAATCGAAGGGGTTTGAAGTGTTAGACAAAGAATTTGGTTGTAGAGGATTTGATTTTACAGGACCATTGATTGGATTTGGAGGCTTAAATAAATATCATCCTACCCCAAAAGATATATTTAATGCAAAAATTTTTGCAAGAAAAATTGTACATATGGCTTCACCTATCAGAGGATTTGAAGACAGATGTGAAATGACAGGTACACATAATGGACATAATGTCTGGAAACTTAAAAATTCTAACTCTGAAATACATGGAACAAAAGTCGCAATTGATCATGAACATTGTATTTCTTGTGGGAATTGTGTTCAAAGCTGTCCTACTAATGTATTCGAGTGGATGGAGATAAACAATTCTCAAAAAAAGCCAGACCCGGTCAGGGAGCTTTATTGTGTTCAGTGCTCCATATGTGAATTAGGATGTCCAAAAGGTGCTGTATACGTAAATGCTACATGGTGGGATGGAATTAAAGTTGTTAGACGACTTGGTAAAAAATAG
- a CDS encoding peptide maturation system acyl carrier-related protein, with translation MDIEILFIKISLSTRYKLGFETDFFNLSNNSFDYNGSQFLKSMQYLTVDSELVDEKNQNFKKNNIPVTNILNNEAKNDHLLGSNIKLTPRDLLYIFVDIEEEFKITIPESYIIEGKFNTFNNILQIIKDEITE, from the coding sequence ATGGACATTGAAATTTTATTTATAAAAATATCTTTATCTACTCGATATAAACTCGGCTTTGAAACAGATTTTTTTAACTTATCTAACAATAGTTTTGACTATAATGGTTCTCAATTTTTAAAGTCTATGCAGTATCTTACTGTAGATTCTGAATTAGTCGATGAAAAAAATCAAAACTTCAAAAAAAATAATATACCTGTTACAAATATACTGAACAATGAGGCTAAGAATGATCATTTACTGGGTTCAAATATTAAACTTACTCCTAGAGACTTACTTTACATATTTGTAGATATTGAAGAAGAATTTAAAATAACAATTCCTGAGAGTTATATAATTGAGGGGAAGTTTAACACATTTAATAATATATTACAAATTATTAAGGATGAAATTACAGAGTGA
- a CDS encoding IS110 family transposase, producing the protein MNFRPIAGIDVGKFFSEMAILSPSNEVIARMKIHHDSSSDVERVVELLKKTEKDFDSRPFVVMESTGHYHKILFHSLCKAGLEVSIINPIQTDSIKNIGIRKVKNDKADARKIALLYRFQELKTTNIPDEDIECLRSLCRQYYKLSDELTAYKNRLTGIVDQLMLNFKDVFPNIFSKAALAVLEKYPTPAHILKANRNKLIALIQKNSRRSLKWSTAKYNLLVSKAREFAPLTVHNFSNIAMLGVYISMIRTLEDNLAKVLKTIHLLIAEDMAKDMPMLALTLELFQSLPGIGLLTAATILAEIGDFSAFSKPGKLVAYFGIDPSVMQSGEFTGTRNKMSKRGSRLLRRVLFTTALANIRTKRNKEACNPVLLEFYKQKCQSKPKKVALGAVMRKIIIYIFAVLRDRKPYQLRSPQEHAQILAAKHIAA; encoded by the coding sequence ATGAATTTCAGACCTATTGCAGGAATCGATGTAGGTAAATTCTTCAGTGAGATGGCAATTCTTTCTCCATCCAATGAAGTGATTGCCCGCATGAAGATCCACCATGATTCCAGTTCTGACGTTGAAAGAGTCGTTGAATTACTGAAAAAAACGGAAAAGGACTTTGATTCTAGGCCTTTCGTCGTCATGGAATCCACCGGGCACTATCACAAAATCCTTTTCCATTCACTTTGTAAAGCTGGATTGGAGGTCTCCATCATAAACCCCATCCAGACTGATTCTATCAAAAATATTGGAATCAGAAAAGTGAAAAATGATAAAGCTGATGCCCGGAAAATTGCCCTGCTATACAGATTTCAGGAGCTTAAAACTACTAATATCCCCGATGAGGATATTGAATGCCTGCGAAGTCTTTGCCGACAGTACTACAAGCTCTCTGACGAACTTACTGCCTACAAAAACAGGCTTACGGGTATTGTTGACCAACTCATGTTAAACTTCAAGGATGTATTCCCCAACATCTTTTCAAAGGCTGCTCTTGCAGTATTGGAGAAATATCCTACGCCTGCGCATATTCTTAAAGCGAACAGGAACAAGTTGATTGCACTGATCCAGAAGAATTCTCGCAGAAGCCTTAAGTGGTCAACTGCAAAGTATAATCTTTTGGTCTCCAAAGCCAGAGAGTTTGCGCCTTTGACTGTTCATAATTTCTCGAACATTGCTATGCTGGGTGTCTACATATCCATGATCAGAACTCTGGAAGATAACTTGGCGAAGGTCCTAAAAACCATTCATCTATTGATCGCTGAAGATATGGCAAAGGATATGCCCATGCTAGCATTAACTCTTGAACTTTTTCAGAGCCTGCCAGGTATTGGCCTTCTTACTGCTGCCACCATTCTAGCAGAAATCGGCGATTTTTCCGCTTTCTCTAAGCCGGGAAAACTGGTTGCTTACTTTGGCATTGACCCCTCTGTGATGCAATCCGGAGAATTTACCGGCACACGGAATAAAATGTCCAAGAGAGGTTCCAGGCTACTTCGCAGGGTTCTTTTTACAACTGCTCTTGCCAATATCCGAACTAAGCGGAATAAAGAGGCTTGCAACCCTGTATTACTTGAATTCTACAAGCAAAAATGCCAGAGTAAACCTAAGAAGGTAGCTTTGGGAGCAGTTATGCGTAAGATCATCATTTACATCTTTGCTGTTCTAAGGGACAGAAAACCGTACCAGTTACGCAGTCCTCAGGAACATGCTCAGATATTAGCAGCAAAGCATATAGCAGCTTAG